Proteins co-encoded in one Malus sylvestris chromosome 7, drMalSylv7.2, whole genome shotgun sequence genomic window:
- the LOC126628904 gene encoding F-box protein At4g00755-like encodes MSPCMDFLNWLEPDMSLNILTCLDDPSDLVRVSSVSRSWRHFVIENDLCKKLCLRMFPQLSRVAGVVELNSPDAEEIAEIGSSKSKELETLEREHRVYAFLARGFISFNVRSSISKAISASSTDNYPEESIRNTLEPRVMVGQRASYWSSKGQSDPAVPEILIYKLVSDLVVINEVSIHPFQAFFQVGLPIYSAKAVRFHMGCAKSLVVVECDSKDESCHENKFVWTYTSEVFPMTQENRLQTFKLPEPVLCIGGILQIELLGRVQRQEMDGLFYICVSHVEVKGKPLSPAFGVEIHEPSGEFVLKNDVQAKLHNQQNLPENESIIISTVNLEDMRGMQPFVNWNVVGIEEEYQGEEEDGSDEEYFL; translated from the exons ATGAGTCCTTGTATGGATTTCTTGAACTGGCTTGAACCTGACATGTCCTTAAATATCCTAACTTGTTTGGACGATCCATCTGATCTTGTTCGTGTTAGTTCTGTCTCACGCTCTTGGCGTCATTTTG TGATAGAAAATGATCTTTGTAAAAAGCTGTGCTTGAGAATGTTTCCTCAGTTATCTAGAGTTGCTGGTGTGGTTGAGTTAAACAGCCCTGACGCAGAAGAGATTGCAGAAATTGGATCTAGCAAGTCAAAGGAATTGGAAACCTTGGAAAGGGAGCATAGGGTCTATGCTTTTTTAGCTCGTGGTTTTATATCTTTCAATGTGAGGAGTTCTATTTCTAAGGCAATCAGTGCTTCCAGCACCGACAATTATCCGGAAGAAAGCATCCGCAATACTCTAGAACCAAGAGTCATGGTGGGACAGAGAGCTTCGTATTGGTCAAGTAAAGGCCAAAGTGACCCTGCAGTGCCTGAGATTCTGATATACAAGTTGGTGTCTGATTTAGTTGTAATTAATGAAGTCAGCATACATCCTTTCCAAG CTTTTTTCCAGGTAGGTTTACCCATATATTCAGCCAAGGCTGTGCGATTTCATATGGGTTGTGCCAAATCCCTTGTGGTTGTAGAGTGTGATTCAAAGGATGAATCATGTCATGAGAACAAGTTCGTATGGACCTACACTTCAGAAGTGTTCCCAATGACTCAG GAGAACCGCCTGCAGACATTTAAGCTTCCAGAACCAGTTCTTTGCATAGGTGGAATTTTGCAGATTGAGCTTCTGGGTAGAGTACAGAGACAAGAAATGGATGGCTTGTTCTATATATG TGTGTCTCATGTTGAAGTCAAAGGGAAGCCATTATCACCTGCATTTGGCGTTGAAATTCATGAACCATCTGGGGAGTTTGTGTTGAAGAACGATGTGCAGGCCAAGTTGCACAACCAACAGAACTTGCCCGAGAACGAGTCCATTATTATCTCCACAGTTAATTTGGAGGATATGAGAGGCATGCAGCCATTTGTGAATTGGAATGTAGTAGGTATTGAGGAGGAATACCAAGGGGAGGAAGAGGACGGATCTGATGAAGAATATTTCCTCTAA
- the LOC126628908 gene encoding peroxisomal membrane protein 11D-like, whose product MSTLDATRAELALAILYLNKAEARDKICRAIQYGSKFLSNGEPGTAQNVDKSTSLARKVFRLFKFINDLHGLISPTAPGTPLPLVLLGKSKNALLSTFLFLDQIVWLSRTGIYKNKERADLIGRISLFCWMGSSICTTLVEIGEIGRISGQLKKLEKDLKNSEKYHNEQYRAKLKKSNERSLALVKAALDTVVAVGLLQLAPKKVTSRVTGALGFTTSLISCYQLLPAPAKSKAA is encoded by the exons ATGAGTACACTAGATGCAACCAGAGCCGAACTTGCTCTTGCTATTCTGTATCTGAACAAGGCTGAGGCCAGGGACAAGATATGCAGGGCAATACAATATGGTTCTAAATTCTTGAGTAATGGAGAACCTGGAACAGCCCAAAATGTGGACAAATCGACTAGTTTGGCACGAAAAGTTTTTCGTCTGTTCAAG TTTATCAATGATCTGCATGGTCTTATTAGTCCAACCGCTCCAGGGACTCCTCTTCCACTTGTTCTGCTGGGAAAG TCCAAAAATGCATTGCTGTCAACATTTCTGTTTCTTGATCAAATTGTCTGGCTCAGTAGAACAGGTATTTATAAG AACAAAGAACGTGCTGATCTGATTGGCCGGATCTCGCTTTTCTGTTGGATGGGCTCCTCAATATGTACCACTTTGGTTGAG ATTGGGGAGATAGGAAGGATTTCTGGGCAACTTAAGAAGTTGGAGAAGGATCTGAAGAACAGTGAGAAGTATCAT AATGAACAATACCGTGCTAAACTCAAAAAATCAAATGAGAGGTCACTGGCCCTGGTTAAAGCAGCGTTGGATACAGTGGTAGCAGTTGGGTTGCTTCAGTTGGCTCCTAAGAAAGTTACTTCTCGTGTTACTGGAGCCTTGGGATTTACGACTTCTCTGATCTCATGTTATCAG TTGCTTCCAGCACCAGCAAAGTCCAAGGCAGCCTAA